The following are encoded in a window of Saccharothrix longispora genomic DNA:
- a CDS encoding 3-hydroxyacyl-CoA dehydrogenase NAD-binding domain-containing protein, producing the protein MTTLTADEAKALFPDEVVTVAKTRLVSVPGVAGQVALITIDNGHDHTRPSTFGPQSLVSLSAAFDEAAAAEPAAIAVTGKPFVFAVGADLTAVEGASRREQAVTIGRLGHDVFRKFTESTIPTFAFVNGAVMGGGLELALSCHYRTLASNAAAIALPEVFLGLFPGWGGTQLLPNLIGANDAVTVIFENALNQNKMLKPKQALDLGIVDVLFDSADYLEQSLLWLSSVVRGDVAPVRKEIDRGEAWDAAVTRARAIVEGRTKGAAPGALKALELLELARENDLDRGYAAETEALADVVMSDELRAGLYSFNLVQKRAKRPAGAPDKSLARKVTKVGIVGAGLMASQMALLFARRLEVPVVLTDVDQARVDKGVGYVHAEVDKLLGKKRVSPDKANRLKALVTGSLDKAAFADADFVIEAVFEDLAVKQKVFAEVEEHVSAEAVLATNTSSLSITDMAAGLKHPERVVGFHFFNPVAVMPLLEIVRAGRTDDATLATAFAVGKQLKKSSVLVKDAPAFVVNRLLTRFMGEVVKSIDEGTPFEVADKATEPLGLPMSPLVLLQLVGPAVALHVAGTMHGAFPDRFGVSENMKRFVEAGKTAVWQWDATGKQTVDPEVQELWQFGDKPLTGDEVFNRALEALAEEIRIMLDEGVVAEAQDIDLCMILGAGWPFWLGGITPYLDRSGISEKVTGKRFLAPGVASVPA; encoded by the coding sequence GTGACCACGTTGACCGCCGACGAGGCCAAGGCCCTGTTCCCGGACGAGGTCGTGACCGTCGCGAAGACCCGGCTCGTGTCCGTGCCCGGCGTGGCCGGGCAGGTCGCCCTCATCACCATCGACAACGGCCACGACCACACGCGGCCGTCCACGTTCGGCCCGCAGTCCCTGGTCAGCCTGAGCGCCGCGTTCGACGAGGCCGCGGCCGCGGAGCCGGCGGCCATCGCCGTCACCGGCAAGCCGTTCGTGTTCGCCGTGGGCGCCGACCTGACCGCGGTGGAGGGCGCGTCGCGGCGCGAGCAGGCCGTGACCATCGGTCGGCTCGGGCACGACGTGTTCCGCAAGTTCACCGAGTCGACCATCCCGACCTTCGCGTTCGTCAACGGCGCGGTCATGGGCGGCGGCCTGGAGCTGGCGCTGTCGTGCCACTACCGGACGCTGGCGTCCAACGCGGCGGCCATCGCGCTGCCCGAGGTGTTCCTGGGCCTGTTCCCGGGCTGGGGTGGCACGCAGCTGCTGCCGAACCTGATCGGCGCGAACGACGCGGTCACCGTGATCTTCGAGAACGCGCTGAACCAGAACAAGATGCTCAAGCCGAAGCAGGCGCTGGACCTGGGCATCGTCGACGTGCTGTTCGACTCGGCGGACTACCTGGAGCAGTCGCTGCTGTGGCTGTCGTCCGTGGTGCGCGGCGACGTGGCGCCGGTTCGCAAGGAGATCGACCGCGGCGAGGCGTGGGACGCGGCCGTGACCCGTGCCCGCGCGATCGTCGAGGGCAGGACCAAGGGCGCGGCGCCCGGCGCGCTCAAGGCCCTGGAGCTGCTGGAGCTGGCCCGGGAGAACGACCTGGACCGCGGGTACGCGGCCGAGACCGAGGCGCTGGCCGACGTCGTGATGAGCGACGAGCTGCGCGCGGGCCTGTACTCGTTCAACCTGGTGCAGAAGCGGGCCAAGCGGCCGGCCGGCGCGCCGGACAAGTCCCTGGCGCGCAAGGTCACCAAGGTCGGCATCGTCGGCGCGGGCCTGATGGCCTCGCAGATGGCGCTGCTGTTCGCCCGCAGGCTGGAGGTGCCCGTCGTGCTGACGGACGTCGACCAGGCGCGCGTGGACAAGGGCGTCGGCTACGTGCACGCCGAGGTCGACAAGCTGCTGGGCAAGAAGCGGGTGTCGCCGGACAAGGCGAACCGGCTCAAGGCCCTGGTCACCGGCTCGCTGGACAAGGCGGCGTTCGCCGACGCGGACTTCGTCATCGAGGCCGTGTTCGAGGACCTGGCCGTCAAGCAGAAGGTGTTCGCCGAGGTCGAGGAGCACGTCTCCGCCGAGGCGGTGCTGGCGACCAACACGTCGTCGCTGTCGATCACCGACATGGCGGCGGGCCTGAAGCACCCCGAGCGGGTCGTGGGCTTCCACTTCTTCAACCCGGTCGCGGTCATGCCGCTGCTGGAGATCGTGCGCGCCGGGCGGACCGACGACGCGACGCTCGCCACCGCGTTCGCCGTGGGCAAGCAGCTGAAGAAGTCGTCGGTGCTCGTCAAGGACGCCCCGGCGTTCGTGGTGAACCGGCTGCTGACCCGCTTCATGGGCGAGGTCGTGAAGTCGATCGACGAGGGCACCCCGTTCGAGGTGGCGGACAAGGCCACCGAGCCGCTGGGCCTGCCCATGTCGCCGCTGGTGCTGCTCCAGCTCGTCGGCCCCGCCGTGGCGCTGCACGTGGCCGGCACGATGCACGGCGCGTTCCCGGACCGCTTCGGCGTCTCGGAGAACATGAAGCGCTTCGTCGAGGCCGGCAAGACGGCGGTCTGGCAGTGGGACGCCACCGGCAAGCAGACCGTGGACCCCGAGGTCCAGGAGCTGTGGCAGTTCGGCGACAAGCCGCTCACCGGCGACGAGGTCTTCAACCGGGCCCTGGAGGCCCTGGCCGAGGAGATCCGCATCATGCTCGACGAGGGCGTGGTGGCCGAGGCGCAGGACATCGACCTGTGCATGATCCTCGGCGCGGGCTGGCCGTTCTGGCTGGGCGGCATCACCCCGTACCTGGACCGCTCGGGCATCTCGGAGAAGGTGACGGGCAAGCGTTTCCTGGCCCCCGGCGTCGCCTCCGTGCCGGCCTGA
- a CDS encoding DUF72 domain-containing protein gives MSFTRVVQGNSVTVGEIRIGTSGWHYPQWRGDFYPRGLQQRLELQFLSRRFDTVEVNGSFYGLRRPTDYASWSARTPDDFVFAVKGHREITHHKRLRDVGDDLREFYDSGVLDLGPKLGPVLWQLPPTLPWRPERLAAFLDQLPPVRHALEIRHPTWDNPELVEMLTEHGVALCAAESAGRFPEPVEPTADFAYVRLHGDRELYKSAYSDEALDKWASRVREWAKSRDVYVYFDNTMDNAAPHDALALAQRLS, from the coding sequence ATGAGTTTCACCCGTGTGGTTCAGGGCAACTCGGTCACCGTGGGTGAGATCCGGATAGGCACCTCGGGCTGGCACTACCCGCAGTGGCGCGGGGACTTCTACCCGCGCGGCCTCCAGCAGCGCCTGGAGCTCCAGTTCCTGTCCCGCCGGTTCGACACCGTCGAGGTCAACGGCTCGTTCTACGGCCTGCGCAGGCCGACCGACTACGCGTCGTGGTCCGCGCGCACGCCCGACGACTTCGTGTTCGCCGTGAAGGGCCACCGCGAGATCACGCACCACAAGCGGCTGCGCGACGTCGGCGACGACCTGCGCGAGTTCTACGACTCCGGCGTGCTCGACCTGGGCCCCAAGCTCGGCCCCGTCCTGTGGCAGCTGCCGCCGACGCTGCCGTGGCGGCCCGAGCGGCTCGCGGCGTTCCTCGACCAGCTCCCGCCGGTCCGCCACGCCCTGGAGATCCGCCACCCCACGTGGGACAACCCCGAGCTGGTCGAGATGCTGACCGAGCACGGGGTGGCGCTGTGCGCGGCGGAGTCGGCGGGCCGCTTCCCCGAACCGGTCGAGCCGACCGCGGACTTCGCCTACGTGCGCCTGCACGGCGACCGCGAGCTGTACAAGAGCGCCTACTCGGACGAGGCGCTGGACAAGTGGGCGTCCCGCGTCCGCGAGTGGGCGAAGTCCCGCGACGTCTACGTCTACTTCGACAACACCATGGACAACGCCGCGCCGCACGACGCCCTCGCGCTGGCTCAGCGGCTGAGCTGA
- a CDS encoding GmrSD restriction endonuclease domain-containing protein, with translation MPVAKTELEVSELVRRIERGEIRLPEIQRGYVWKPTQVAKLVESLYRGYPSGSLLLWQTDETPQTRAPAISGEAGKPAVVPLYLLDGQQRVTSLHRVFTDHPQAAIVFNIETERFQNQSAATAKDPRWIKVHDVLKPQTDQYRLVGELHERNPSIPPNEINKRLQKLVAIPGHKFHMEVLHDFPYDEVTQIFVRVNSGGRSLKTSDLALATLSARWPGVLGKLEQEAKHWADRGYGDIDVTFLTRALTGAVLGRGLSAWSHARLVAATDDELDHGWSTVRRGLRHLVPLLQNNLGASHSKLLPSMVVLLPLIVLLGERKDEQLDGRTADAILYWFLAATIRNRYSGSTDTRLGQDIPAARTADPVRRLLDNLGVTASVAVEPDDLAGRTVGSPYFFLSFLVAKEAGAKDWWGSIGISAAAEGSQALEYHHIHPQATLKNHPEKYSKGEINDLSNLAFISGKANRKISHRSPREYFPTLGDQELTAHLIPLDEDLRDADRYRSFLSTRRRLLAEAMTGLLERFRPSWLPPSSESTNPLSGAVLEFEWYDNPIGDDVLLARARTNEGTWSGTMSAADLGDVVAAAEAGVDGDLAIAGESTPVRVQDELLEIPVGPFVVTGTLPEWRKVLDRERGDARPVAALTEPGTDRWKGEQLIFPVTSVD, from the coding sequence ATGCCTGTCGCCAAGACCGAACTCGAAGTCAGCGAACTCGTGCGCCGGATCGAACGCGGCGAGATCAGGCTGCCTGAGATCCAGCGCGGTTACGTGTGGAAGCCGACCCAGGTGGCCAAACTGGTCGAGTCGCTCTACCGCGGCTACCCGTCGGGTTCCCTGCTCCTCTGGCAGACCGACGAGACGCCGCAGACCAGGGCACCCGCCATCAGCGGCGAAGCGGGCAAGCCGGCCGTCGTGCCGCTCTACCTGCTGGACGGCCAGCAGCGCGTGACATCGCTGCACCGGGTGTTCACCGACCACCCGCAGGCCGCCATCGTCTTCAACATCGAGACCGAGAGGTTCCAGAACCAGAGCGCGGCGACGGCCAAGGACCCGCGGTGGATCAAGGTGCACGACGTCCTCAAGCCCCAGACCGATCAGTACCGGCTCGTCGGCGAGTTGCACGAGCGCAACCCCTCCATCCCGCCCAACGAGATCAACAAACGCCTCCAGAAACTCGTCGCCATCCCCGGCCACAAGTTCCACATGGAGGTGCTGCACGACTTCCCGTACGACGAGGTCACCCAGATCTTCGTGCGCGTGAACAGCGGCGGCCGGTCGCTCAAGACCTCGGACCTGGCGCTCGCGACCCTCTCGGCGCGGTGGCCGGGTGTGCTCGGGAAGTTGGAGCAGGAGGCGAAGCACTGGGCTGACCGCGGGTACGGCGACATCGACGTCACGTTCCTCACCAGGGCCCTCACCGGTGCGGTGTTGGGGCGTGGCCTGTCCGCCTGGTCTCACGCGCGACTGGTGGCGGCGACCGACGACGAACTCGACCACGGCTGGTCGACCGTCCGACGAGGGCTCCGGCACCTCGTTCCCCTGCTGCAGAACAACCTCGGCGCCTCGCACAGCAAGCTGCTGCCCTCGATGGTCGTCCTGCTGCCGCTGATCGTCCTGCTCGGTGAGCGGAAGGACGAGCAGTTGGACGGCCGCACGGCCGACGCCATCCTGTACTGGTTCCTGGCGGCCACGATTCGCAACCGTTACAGCGGGTCGACCGACACCCGGCTGGGTCAGGACATCCCCGCGGCCCGCACGGCCGACCCGGTGCGCCGCCTGCTGGACAACCTGGGGGTCACCGCGAGCGTGGCGGTGGAGCCCGACGACCTCGCCGGCCGCACCGTGGGCAGCCCGTACTTCTTCCTGAGCTTCCTGGTCGCCAAGGAAGCGGGCGCCAAGGACTGGTGGGGCAGCATCGGCATCTCGGCGGCAGCCGAGGGCAGCCAGGCGCTGGAGTACCACCACATTCACCCGCAGGCGACGCTGAAGAACCACCCCGAGAAGTACAGCAAGGGCGAGATCAACGACCTGTCCAATCTCGCCTTCATCTCCGGCAAGGCCAACCGGAAGATCAGCCACCGGTCGCCGCGGGAGTACTTCCCGACGCTCGGTGACCAGGAGTTGACCGCGCACCTCATCCCGTTGGACGAGGACCTGCGGGATGCGGACCGCTACCGGTCGTTCCTGAGCACGCGGCGGCGCTTGCTGGCGGAGGCGATGACCGGCCTGCTGGAAAGGTTCCGGCCGTCGTGGCTTCCCCCGTCCTCCGAATCCACCAACCCGCTGTCCGGGGCCGTCCTCGAGTTCGAGTGGTACGACAACCCCATCGGCGACGACGTCCTGCTCGCGCGGGCGCGGACGAACGAGGGCACGTGGTCGGGGACGATGTCCGCCGCAGACCTGGGGGACGTGGTGGCCGCCGCCGAGGCCGGTGTGGACGGTGACCTGGCCATCGCCGGTGAGAGTACGCCCGTCCGGGTCCAGGACGAACTGCTCGAGATACCGGTCGGGCCGTTCGTCGTCACCGGCACCCTGCCGGAGTGGCGCAAGGTGCTCGACCGGGAACGCGGCGACGCCCGGCCCGTCGCGGCTCTCACGGAGCCCGGCACCGATCGGTGGAAGGGCGAGCAGTTGATCTTCCCCGTGACCAGCGTCGACTGA
- a CDS encoding ABA4-like family protein — MTGFLFEITFWLVAPFWALMVFAPKWSWTHRIASSPLIVVPALVVYTVLVAGHLPELWATMSDPDLGTLREFAGSSWGAAAIWAQVLAWDLLIGVWMFRESRRLDLHPLLMGPLLVFTIIFSPFGFAIFLVIRYACDGPDRATTVVTGQ; from the coding sequence ATGACCGGGTTCCTGTTCGAGATCACGTTCTGGCTGGTCGCGCCGTTCTGGGCGCTGATGGTGTTCGCCCCGAAGTGGTCGTGGACCCACCGGATCGCGTCATCGCCGCTGATCGTCGTGCCGGCGCTCGTGGTCTACACCGTCCTCGTCGCCGGGCACCTGCCCGAGTTGTGGGCGACGATGAGCGACCCGGACCTGGGCACGCTCCGCGAGTTCGCCGGCTCCTCGTGGGGCGCGGCGGCGATCTGGGCGCAGGTGCTCGCGTGGGACCTGCTGATCGGGGTGTGGATGTTCCGGGAGAGCCGCCGGCTGGACCTGCACCCCCTGCTCATGGGTCCCCTGCTGGTGTTCACGATCATCTTCTCGCCCTTCGGGTTCGCGATCTTCCTGGTGATCAGGTACGCCTGTGACGGACCTGACAGGGCCACCACTGTGGTTACCGGTCAGTAA
- a CDS encoding thiolase family protein codes for MAAPVAPARVRNVVFVDGVRTPFGKAGPKGIFAETRADDLVVKVIRELLRRHPELPPERVDEVAIAATTQIGDQGLTIGRTAALLAGLPKSVPGYAVDRMCAGAMTAVTTSASGIAFGAYDVVIAGGVEHMGRHPMGEGVDPNPRFLSDRIVDPSALVMGSTAENLHDRFPHITKERTDAYAAASQAKYADAVKNGKIGPEFVPVATRSAEHGWGLATADEPPRPGTTVEDLAKLKTPFRPHGRVTAGNAAGLNDGATGCILAEEETARELGLPIGMRLVGYSFLGVEPDVMGIGPVPATEKALKRAGLTIEDIGLFEINEAFAVQVLAFLDHFGIADDDPRVNQWGGAIATGHPLASSGVRLMTQLSRQFAERPDVRYGITTMCIGIGMGGTVIWENPHWNGEAK; via the coding sequence GTGGCCGCACCAGTAGCGCCGGCACGCGTTCGCAACGTGGTCTTCGTGGATGGCGTGCGCACGCCGTTCGGCAAGGCCGGCCCCAAGGGAATCTTCGCGGAGACGCGTGCCGACGACCTGGTGGTCAAGGTCATCCGCGAGCTGTTGCGCCGCCACCCCGAGCTGCCCCCGGAGCGGGTCGACGAGGTGGCCATCGCGGCCACCACGCAGATCGGCGACCAGGGCCTGACCATCGGCCGCACCGCGGCGCTGCTCGCGGGCCTGCCGAAGTCCGTGCCCGGCTACGCCGTGGACCGCATGTGCGCGGGTGCCATGACGGCCGTGACGACGTCGGCCAGCGGCATCGCGTTCGGCGCGTACGACGTGGTCATCGCGGGCGGCGTCGAGCACATGGGCCGGCACCCGATGGGCGAGGGCGTCGACCCGAACCCGCGGTTCCTGTCCGACCGGATCGTCGACCCGTCGGCGCTGGTCATGGGCTCGACGGCGGAGAACCTGCACGACCGCTTCCCGCACATCACCAAGGAGCGGACGGACGCCTACGCGGCCGCCTCGCAGGCCAAGTACGCCGACGCGGTGAAGAACGGCAAGATCGGCCCCGAGTTCGTGCCGGTCGCGACCCGTTCCGCCGAGCACGGCTGGGGCCTGGCCACGGCCGACGAGCCGCCGCGCCCCGGCACCACCGTCGAGGACCTGGCGAAGCTCAAGACGCCGTTCCGCCCGCACGGCCGGGTCACCGCGGGCAACGCGGCCGGCCTGAACGACGGCGCGACCGGCTGCATCCTGGCCGAGGAGGAGACCGCCCGCGAACTGGGCCTGCCGATCGGCATGCGCCTGGTGGGCTACTCGTTCCTGGGCGTCGAGCCCGACGTCATGGGCATCGGCCCGGTCCCGGCGACGGAGAAGGCGCTCAAGCGCGCCGGCCTGACCATCGAGGACATCGGCCTGTTCGAGATCAACGAGGCGTTCGCCGTGCAGGTGCTCGCCTTCCTCGACCACTTCGGCATCGCCGACGACGACCCGCGCGTCAACCAGTGGGGCGGCGCGATCGCCACCGGCCACCCGCTCGCCTCCTCGGGCGTGCGGCTGATGACGCAGCTGTCGCGGCAGTTCGCCGAGCGCCCCGACGTGCGCTACGGCATCACCACCATGTGCATCGGCATCGGCATGGGCGGCACCGTGATCTGGGAGAACCCCCACTGGAACGGAGAGGCCAAGTGA
- a CDS encoding peptidase inhibitor family I36 protein, whose protein sequence is MKITALAAALTLLTTGTAAATPSAPACDRGEFCVWSAKDYADRSHRLDLETANPRECIPLPDGFTARSFANLLNRDTSVFQSATCSTEADFTTYPGRGTYVPDAPFVVRAVQVWEP, encoded by the coding sequence ATGAAGATCACCGCGCTCGCCGCCGCCCTCACCCTCCTCACCACCGGCACCGCCGCCGCCACCCCCTCCGCGCCGGCCTGCGACCGGGGCGAGTTCTGCGTCTGGTCGGCCAAGGACTACGCCGACAGGTCGCACCGCCTGGACCTGGAGACCGCGAACCCGCGCGAGTGCATACCCCTGCCGGACGGCTTCACGGCCCGCTCGTTCGCCAACCTCCTCAACCGCGACACGTCGGTGTTCCAGAGCGCGACGTGCTCGACGGAGGCCGACTTCACCACCTACCCGGGCCGGGGCACCTACGTGCCGGACGCCCCGTTCGTGGTGAGAGCGGTCCAGGTCTGGGAACCGTGA
- a CDS encoding DUF72 domain-containing protein translates to MAGQVRIGTSGWVYPTWRRGAFYPEGLVQRRELEHISRLMTSVELNGSFYSLQRPSSYRAWVAQTPDDFVFAVKGGRFITHLKQLRDVEVPLANFFASGVLALEHKLGPFLWQLPPRLAYDPGRLATFFDLLPRTTGEAAKLAENHDARLPDERALVTTEVDLPLRHALEVRHETFLTDEFHDLLRAHGIALVVSHSAGRFPYLDDVTADFAYLRLHGNQALYVGSYTDAELDHWADRVREWAATHDVYAYFDNDTDAAAPHDAVRLAARLGRDA, encoded by the coding sequence ATGGCTGGACAAGTGCGGATCGGCACGTCGGGCTGGGTGTACCCGACGTGGCGGCGCGGCGCGTTCTACCCCGAGGGGCTGGTGCAGCGCCGGGAGCTGGAGCACATCTCGCGCCTGATGACCTCCGTCGAGCTGAACGGCTCGTTCTACTCGCTGCAACGGCCCTCCAGCTACCGGGCGTGGGTCGCGCAGACACCCGACGACTTCGTGTTCGCGGTCAAGGGCGGCCGGTTCATCACGCACCTCAAGCAGCTGCGCGACGTGGAGGTGCCGCTGGCGAACTTCTTCGCCAGCGGCGTGCTGGCGCTGGAGCACAAGCTGGGTCCGTTCCTGTGGCAACTGCCGCCGCGGCTGGCCTACGACCCCGGCCGGCTGGCCACGTTCTTCGACCTGCTCCCCCGCACCACCGGGGAAGCCGCCAAGCTCGCGGAGAACCACGACGCGCGCCTGCCCGACGAGCGCGCCCTCGTGACCACCGAGGTCGACCTGCCCCTGAGGCACGCCCTGGAGGTCCGCCACGAGACGTTCCTGACCGACGAGTTCCACGACCTCCTGCGGGCGCACGGCATCGCCCTGGTCGTCTCCCACAGCGCCGGCCGGTTCCCGTACCTCGACGACGTCACCGCCGACTTCGCCTACCTGCGCCTGCACGGCAACCAGGCCCTCTACGTGGGCAGCTACACCGACGCCGAACTGGACCACTGGGCGGACCGCGTGCGCGAGTGGGCGGCGACCCACGACGTGTACGCGTACTTCGACAACGACACCGACGCGGCGGCCCCGCACGACGCGGTCCGCCTGGCCGCCCGCCTGGGGCGCGATGCCTGA
- a CDS encoding plasmid pRiA4b ORF-3 family protein, which produces MSALLDGFTPLLEQGCGPLDAELSGSDFLGVVSDSVAPEDLHRALTAVVSDGEATGSPEALAMARVLAVLAPAPVRDLARAAADRLVAGGLRDPRWVKAVGKPAVGECFGYTDPRGAQQGVALTFSYGRKVHVLVVLIDHDLGGGVKDCFVTNRPKEIRAGYEQAAEQYGMVFRVYPPEQARAIVADALDREPCPVESDQVEDVRAHLTLLRQRVELLPEAPRTPADTSVHRLKITLSGSKPPIWRRLEVPSTIPLVHLHRAVQDAFEWEDCHLWVFRTPAGDYGMHDPELGHGDATAVTLADVAPNPQTRLTYLYDFGDDWDHDILVEDVAQAEPGTAYPRCLTGRRAAPPEDSGGLWGYAHLCEVLADPSHPEHAELLEWLELDDPADFDPAAFDRDELNDYLADWAKVLVKP; this is translated from the coding sequence GTGAGCGCGCTGCTGGACGGCTTCACCCCGCTGCTCGAACAGGGCTGCGGCCCGCTGGACGCCGAACTGTCGGGTTCCGACTTCCTCGGCGTGGTGAGCGACAGCGTCGCGCCCGAGGACCTGCACCGGGCGCTGACCGCCGTGGTGAGCGACGGCGAGGCGACCGGCAGCCCCGAAGCGCTGGCGATGGCGCGCGTCCTCGCCGTGCTCGCCCCCGCCCCGGTCCGGGACCTCGCGCGGGCCGCCGCCGACCGGCTCGTCGCCGGCGGGCTGCGCGATCCGAGGTGGGTGAAGGCGGTCGGGAAACCGGCGGTCGGCGAGTGCTTCGGCTACACCGACCCGCGCGGCGCGCAGCAGGGCGTCGCGCTCACCTTCTCCTACGGCCGCAAGGTCCACGTGCTGGTGGTGCTGATCGACCACGACCTCGGCGGCGGGGTGAAGGACTGCTTCGTCACCAACCGCCCGAAGGAGATCAGGGCGGGTTACGAGCAGGCCGCCGAGCAGTACGGCATGGTGTTCCGGGTCTACCCGCCCGAACAGGCGCGCGCGATCGTGGCGGACGCCCTGGACCGCGAGCCCTGCCCGGTCGAGTCGGACCAGGTCGAAGACGTCCGCGCGCACTTGACCCTACTGCGGCAGCGGGTCGAACTGCTCCCCGAGGCGCCCCGCACGCCCGCCGACACCTCCGTCCACCGCCTCAAGATCACACTGAGCGGCTCGAAGCCGCCGATCTGGCGGCGCTTGGAGGTCCCGTCGACCATCCCGCTGGTCCACCTGCACCGCGCCGTGCAGGACGCGTTCGAGTGGGAGGACTGCCACCTCTGGGTGTTCCGCACCCCGGCCGGCGACTACGGCATGCACGACCCGGAACTGGGCCACGGGGACGCCACGGCCGTGACGCTCGCCGACGTCGCACCGAACCCGCAGACCCGCCTGACCTACCTGTACGACTTCGGCGACGACTGGGACCACGACATCCTCGTGGAGGACGTGGCGCAGGCGGAACCCGGCACGGCGTACCCCCGCTGCCTCACCGGCCGCCGCGCCGCCCCACCCGAGGACAGCGGCGGCCTCTGGGGCTACGCCCACCTGTGCGAGGTGCTCGCCGACCCGTCCCACCCGGAGCACGCCGAACTGCTGGAGTGGCTGGAACTCGACGACCCCGCCGACTTCGACCCCGCCGCGTTCGACCGCGACGAGCTGAACGACTACCTGGCCGACTGGGCGAAGGTGCTCGTGAAGCCGTAA
- a CDS encoding HNH endonuclease produces MPDPALDRAARLTLAIARDGPDCTWCRRPFTGHVTPTTDHLVPKVKGGPSWLENEVAACRRCNRERGHLSPADWLAECERRGWRPDTDRVARVLDSLAGAIAARGGQRRARPYLAGQQRRLNHTNR; encoded by the coding sequence ATGCCTGACCCCGCACTCGACCGGGCCGCCCGCCTCACCCTGGCCATCGCCCGGGACGGCCCCGACTGCACCTGGTGCCGCCGCCCGTTCACCGGCCACGTCACCCCCACCACCGACCACCTGGTGCCCAAGGTCAAGGGCGGCCCGTCGTGGCTGGAGAACGAGGTGGCCGCCTGCCGGCGCTGCAACCGCGAGCGCGGCCACCTCTCCCCCGCCGACTGGCTCGCCGAGTGCGAACGCCGGGGGTGGCGCCCCGACACCGACCGGGTGGCCCGCGTCCTCGACTCCCTGGCCGGAGCCATCGCCGCCCGGGGCGGCCAACGCCGCGCACGTCCCTACCTGGCAGGCCAGCAACGCCGCCTAAACCACACCAACAGGTGA
- a CDS encoding arylamine N-acetyltransferase family protein, with translation MDERTLDAYLDRIGATRASTLVELHERHLATVPFENLSIHLGEEISLDEDALVDKVVNRRRGGFCYELNGAFAALLRALGHDVALLSAKVFGDGAYGPPFDHLALRVGNLLVDVGFGRFALRPLDITSREDQHDPIGVFRLVDTPEGDVDVLFDGVPQYRFEQRPRELAEFRATCWYQQTWPGSPFRRGATCSLPTAEGRVTVAGSKLITTRGDEKLVEDLDDDALLAAYAEHFGIVLDRVPQLSR, from the coding sequence ATGGACGAACGCACGCTGGACGCCTACCTCGACCGCATCGGCGCGACCCGCGCCTCCACCCTGGTCGAACTGCACGAACGCCACCTCGCGACCGTGCCCTTCGAGAACCTGTCCATCCACCTCGGGGAGGAGATCAGCCTCGACGAGGACGCGCTGGTGGACAAGGTCGTGAACCGGCGCCGCGGCGGGTTCTGCTACGAGCTCAACGGGGCGTTCGCCGCGCTGCTCCGCGCGCTCGGGCACGACGTGGCGCTGCTGTCGGCGAAGGTCTTCGGCGACGGCGCGTACGGGCCGCCGTTCGACCACCTGGCGCTGCGCGTCGGGAACCTGCTGGTCGACGTGGGGTTCGGCCGGTTCGCGCTGCGACCGCTGGACATCACCAGCCGGGAGGACCAGCACGACCCGATCGGCGTGTTCCGGCTCGTCGACACCCCCGAGGGCGACGTGGACGTGCTGTTCGACGGGGTGCCGCAGTACCGGTTCGAGCAGCGGCCCCGGGAGCTGGCGGAGTTCCGGGCCACGTGCTGGTACCAGCAGACGTGGCCGGGGTCGCCGTTCCGGCGCGGCGCGACCTGCTCGCTGCCCACCGCCGAGGGGCGGGTGACCGTCGCCGGCTCGAAGCTGATCACCACGAGGGGCGACGAGAAGCTCGTGGAGGACCTGGACGACGACGCGCTGCTCGCCGCCTACGCCGAGCACTTCGGCATCGTGCTGGACCGGGTGCCTCAGCTCAGCCGCTGA